In Ostrinia nubilalis chromosome 12, ilOstNubi1.1, whole genome shotgun sequence, one DNA window encodes the following:
- the LOC135076765 gene encoding uncharacterized protein LOC135076765 — MELNELIAARGYVKGTITRLTSLVSTPQSVKNLSKENLMAKRKKLIDSFSQYEKLNIKILTIQPDDKEDVELFEENYYNIISVIDQELNSRDNRNHSAPMSKLHLPPIDVPIFSGKFSDYVPFKNLFHSLIDQNDSIDNVQKLYYLRSYLKNEPLDLVKNLPLTSESYSQAIKIIEDRYNNKHKLVNEHICLLLDLKPITKSTAVNLREFVSNVKQQISALSNLEPNVSFWDAIILCILYRKLDAYTSRAFHMERDATKEPTINTFLEYLDKRALALENADPGFHRQQRQPQKEQGNAVGRMVAYTAAQESTCLYCAAAYSAAGDA; from the exons ATGGAGCTGAACGAGCTAATAGCCGCGCGAGGCTACGTAAAAGGTACGATTACACGATTAACTTCACTTGTTTCGACACCGCAGTCAGTTAAAAACTTGTCTAAAGAAAACTTAATGGCTAAGAGGAAAAAATTGATCGACTCCTTTAGTCAATACGAAAAGTTAAATATTAAGATTTTAACTATCCAACCAGATGACAAGGAGGATGTTGAACTTTTTGAGGAAAACTATTACAACATCATTTCAGTAATTGACCAAGAACTTAACAGCCGTGATAATAGGAATCACTCAGCTCCAATGTCCAAATTGCATTTACCACCAATTGATGTACCAATATTTAGTGGTAAGTTCTCGGATTATGTACCATTTAAAAACTTATTCCACTCATTAATAGATCAAAACGATTCCATTGACAATGTTCAAAAACTGTATTACCTTCgatcatatttaaaaaatgagcCATTAGATCTTGTAAAAAACTTACCCTTGACTAGTGAAAGTTACAGTCaagcaattaaaattattgaagaCAGATACAATAACAAACACAAACTCGTTAATGAGCATATTTGTTTATTGTTGGATCTTAAGCCAATCACAAAATCCACGGCAGTTAATTTAAGAGAATTTGTGTCCAATGTAAAACAACAAATATCTGCTTTAAGTAATTTGGAGCCAAACGTATCATTTTGGGatgctataatattatgtattttgtaccGCAAATTAGATGCATACACGTCACGCGCATTTCATATGGAAAGAGATGCCACGAAGGAGCCAACTATCAACACCTTCCTTGAATACTTGGATAAGAGAGCGCTGGCGCTTGAGAATGCTGATCCGGGCTTCCACAGGCAGCAACGCCAGCCGCAAAAGGAGCAAGGCAATGCCGTTGGTAGGATGGTAGCCTACACAGCTGCGCAGGAGTCTACATGCTTATACT GTGCTGCTGCCTACAGTGCTGCCGGTGATGCCTGA